From the Halomonas sp. MCCC 1A13316 genome, the window AGCAGGCGGCACCCATCCTGCGTATCCACGTCAGCGAAAGAGGCCGCCTGGGCGTGACCCGGCTCACCGCGGCCGAACTCGACAAGACGGCACTGGGTTACGTCATTCCCAATGCATGGATGGGACGCGTGCTGCATCGACGCCTGGCTGAGCTGCCCCTCGATTGGCACTGTCCGGCCAGCGTGGAGACGATCGTGCCCGAGGCGGAGGGATATCGACTCGCTCTCTCCAATGGCTGTACGCTGCGGGCCGGCCTGACGGTGCTGGCCGATGGTGGGCGCTCGGGGCTCAAGGAGCAGTTGGGCATCGGCAGCGACTCGGCGCCATACGACCAGGTAGCGCTGATTGCCAACGTCGAGATGAGCCAGCCCCACGATGGTGTCGCCTACGAGCGCTTCACCCGGGAGGGGCCGATTGCCCTGTTGCCGCTGACAGGGCAACAGATGACGCTGATCTGGACCCACACCGCAGGGCGTGAAAAAGCCCGGTTGGCGCTCGGCGATGGCGATTTCCTGACTGAATTGCAGCGGGCCTTCGGCGACCGGGCCGGGCGCTTCCGTCGCGTCGGCAGTCGGCATGCCTATCCGCTGACGCTGGTCACGGCGCGGGAAACCATTCGCCCGGGGTTAGCAGTGCTGGGGAATGCCGCCCATTCGCTGCATCCAGTGGCCGGGCAGGGCTTCAATCTGGCGCTGCGCGGTGTGACCGACCTGGTGGCCGCGCTGGAGCAGGCGCTGGCCAGCGGCGAGTCGCTCGGCGGTATGCTTGCCCTGCGTGACTTCGAGGCCAGGCGCATCGTCGATCGGCATCAGGTGATCCGCTTCAGCGATGGCCTGGTACGCCTGTTCGGTGTTGATAATGGCCTGCTGGCGCATGCCCGCGCGGCGGGGCTGGTAGGGCTCAACCTGATCGGTCCGCTGCGCCGGGGGTTGGCACGCCGAGCCATGGGCCTGGAGCGCTGAGGCGACATCGAGATCACGGACCGTACAGGGCCGGCTGCGGACGGCCGAGAGCGAGAGAGTGAGCAATGACGAAAACGGCGGAACAGCCGACAACGCACTTCGAGGTCATCGTGGTGGGCGGTGGCATGGTAGGCGCCGCACTGGCGGCGCTGCTGGGTCAGGCGGGAGTCGCGGTGGCACTGCTCGACGCGCGCCGCGCGCCGCTGGCCGCCGAAGCGGTGGGAAGGGGGCTACCGGCGATGCGCGTCAGTGCCTTGACGCCGGTCTCCCAACGGCTGCTCGAAGGCCTCGGGGCCTGGTCCTGGATGGCGGCACGCCGGGTGACTCCCTACCGCTTCATGCAGGTATGGGACGGTGAGGGCAGCGGTGAGGTGAGTTTCTCGGCGGAGCAGGCCGGCGTGCCGCTGCTCGGACATATCGTCGAGAACGACGTGATCCTGGCGGCCCTCGAGAGGAGGCTGGCCGAACTCCACACGGTCTCCGTGCAGCTGGGCACGCGGGTGACCGGATTGCACGAGGGGACTGCGGGGCGTGAGGTGGCGCTCGAGGACGGCCGTCTGCTGTTGGCGCCACTGGTGGTGGCGGCCGATGGTGCGCACTCGCCGCTCCGCGAAAGCGCGGGAATCACGGTGCAGGCGCAAGATACAGGCCATGTGGCCGTGGTGACCACGGTGCATACCGAGTGCAATCATGGCGGCGTGGCGCGCCAGGTCTTCCTGGCCACGGGTCCGCTGGCGTTCCTGCCGCTGACGGTGGCGGGCGACGAGCGCTACTGCTCGATCGTCTGGTCGACCTCGCCCGAGGAGGCCGCACGATTGACGGCGCTTACTCCCGAGGCGCTGGGCCGTGAACTGGAATCAGCCTTCGAGGCTCGGCTGGGCGCGGTGGAAGTCGTCGACCGCGCATTGGCGGTGCCGCTGACCCAGCGTCATGCCGAGCATTACGTGCAGACCGGCTTCGCCCTGGTGGGCGATGCGGCCCACAGCATCCATCCGCTGGCGGGGCAGGGCGTGAACCTGGGGCTGATGGATGCCGCGGTGCTGGCCGAGGAACTGCTCGTCGCACGCCGTCGCGGTATTCCCTTGGGAGAGTTGCGCATGTTGGAGCGTTATTCGCGCCGTCGCCGTGGCGACAACGCCGCGATGCTGGCGCTGATGGACGGCTTTCGCCTGTTGTTCGGGGCCCGTCATCCGGCGTTGACACTGCTGCGTAACCTGGGGCTTTCCGGTGTCGATCGGCTCACGCCGGTCAAGCGGGTGATCATGCAGCAGGCGATCGGCCAGCGAGGAACGCTGCCGACCTCCTGTCGCTGAGCGGCAGCCCTAGCGTTCGCGGCGCTCCAGGACGTTGAGCGCCTTGAGCAGGTTGAGCGCCTCACCGAGCTGGTAGTCCTCGCGCAGGCGCTCGGCCAGCTCGCGGTCGGTCGTCCGCGCCTCGC encodes:
- the ubiH gene encoding 2-octaprenyl-6-methoxyphenyl hydroxylase: MTVETGRQVDIAIVGGGLVGASLACALAPLIERHGLTVAVIETAPILDSTAAPWQPSFDARSSAIAQGSAERFRAMGLWPTMAEQAAPILRIHVSERGRLGVTRLTAAELDKTALGYVIPNAWMGRVLHRRLAELPLDWHCPASVETIVPEAEGYRLALSNGCTLRAGLTVLADGGRSGLKEQLGIGSDSAPYDQVALIANVEMSQPHDGVAYERFTREGPIALLPLTGQQMTLIWTHTAGREKARLALGDGDFLTELQRAFGDRAGRFRRVGSRHAYPLTLVTARETIRPGLAVLGNAAHSLHPVAGQGFNLALRGVTDLVAALEQALASGESLGGMLALRDFEARRIVDRHQVIRFSDGLVRLFGVDNGLLAHARAAGLVGLNLIGPLRRGLARRAMGLER
- a CDS encoding UbiH/UbiF/VisC/COQ6 family ubiquinone biosynthesis hydroxylase codes for the protein MTKTAEQPTTHFEVIVVGGGMVGAALAALLGQAGVAVALLDARRAPLAAEAVGRGLPAMRVSALTPVSQRLLEGLGAWSWMAARRVTPYRFMQVWDGEGSGEVSFSAEQAGVPLLGHIVENDVILAALERRLAELHTVSVQLGTRVTGLHEGTAGREVALEDGRLLLAPLVVAADGAHSPLRESAGITVQAQDTGHVAVVTTVHTECNHGGVARQVFLATGPLAFLPLTVAGDERYCSIVWSTSPEEAARLTALTPEALGRELESAFEARLGAVEVVDRALAVPLTQRHAEHYVQTGFALVGDAAHSIHPLAGQGVNLGLMDAAVLAEELLVARRRGIPLGELRMLERYSRRRRGDNAAMLALMDGFRLLFGARHPALTLLRNLGLSGVDRLTPVKRVIMQQAIGQRGTLPTSCR